Proteins co-encoded in one Xiphophorus couchianus chromosome 16, X_couchianus-1.0, whole genome shotgun sequence genomic window:
- the litafd gene encoding lITAF domain-containing protein, with the protein MSAREPPPYLNQDTQGTGVKVYHVHTPFTPPDQEQVGSSSVARPVYTSGGGGTGGGGTGNEQDKKKFVSYDVGLGRSPGMTTCTSCQQQVMTNVHYKAGTYAWLMCILFICCGLFLCCCLIPFFLDSFKDAYHTCPRCERVLHVEKKECCK; encoded by the exons ATGAGCGCAAGGGAACCTCCACCCTACCTCAACCAAG ATACTCAGGGGACAGGAGTGAAGGTTTACCACGTCCACACTCCGTTCACCCCTCCTGACCAAGAGCAGGTCGGCTCTTCCTCTGTGGCCAGACCAG TGTACACCAGTGGAGGGGGAGGCACCGGCGGAGGGGGGACCGGCAATGAGCAAGACAAAAAGAAGTTTGTGAGCTACGATGTAGGTCTGGGTCGTAGCCCTGGCATGACGACCTGCACGTCCTGCCAGCAGCAGGTCATGACCAACGTCCATTACAAAGCAGGGACGTACGCCTGGCTCATGTGCATACTCTTCATCTGCTGTGG attGTTCCTGTGCTGCTGCTTGATTCCGTTCTTCCTCGACAGCTTCAAGGACGCGTACCACACCTGCCCCCGCTGCGAAAGAGTCCTGCACGTAGAGAAGAAGGAGTGCTGTAAATGA